The proteins below come from a single Holdemania massiliensis genomic window:
- the rpsR gene encoding 30S ribosomal protein S18, giving the protein MAFKKQRMGRKKVCYFTKNNITSIDYKDVELLKRFVSANGKIIPRRVTGTRAKYQRMLATAIKRARQMALLPYVND; this is encoded by the coding sequence ATGGCATTCAAAAAACAGCGTATGGGACGCAAAAAGGTCTGCTATTTCACAAAAAACAATATCACTTCGATCGACTATAAAGATGTTGAACTGCTGAAGCGGTTTGTTTCTGCCAACGGCAAGATCATTCCACGGCGGGTTACCGGCACACGTGCTAAGTATCAGCGCATGCTGGCAACAGCGATTAAACGCGCACGCCAGATGGCTTTGCTGCCTTACGTTAACGACTAA